One genomic window of Arachis stenosperma cultivar V10309 chromosome 10, arast.V10309.gnm1.PFL2, whole genome shotgun sequence includes the following:
- the LOC130957011 gene encoding uncharacterized protein LOC130957011 — protein sequence MSENVGSGTGSSLPSIPRPTPAISRRKHATGNRSDIGWKHGIDVQGNGKKVKCNYCSKTISGGIYRFKHHLADTKEDSEPCASVPEEVKVVMLKVCVEAKEASLKKRRFGDDEDYPEQTEKEKDNSQQKGKDIRNFVTKGKGAQVQSTINQMMKKDLKEQCDQQCAIFFYTSAIPFNVIKNPEFLKFCEMVGRYGIGYKPPSYHELRKTQLKKAVNNVDEMLTEFKAEWKRTGCSIMSNGWTDKKRLVKMLEDAIEFVGEENVVQIVTDNAANYKAAGERMMETRKSLYWTPCAAHCIDLILEDFEKKLKVHETTIKKGRKITTFIYSRSMLISMLRNFTKGKYLVRPGATRFATAYLTLTYLHDNKGPLMTMFTSADWKTTKVASTPEGIRVQNMALDSRLWKNIVICLKAVAPLITVLRLVDSDEKPAMGFIFEGMRNAKETIKTNFGCVKKSYEPIWEIIDGRWESQLPRPLHAAAYYLNPHYHYEPNFMVDDADIKIGLYSCLKKLVPNQEERKKVGLQLPDFHYARGLFGNETAKSSRKTMLPAEWWDFYGDSCPELKKFAIRVLSLTCSSSGCERNWSAFEMVHTKRRNRLHQKKMNDLVYVMYNLKLKGKWCTNL from the exons atgtcTGAGAATGTTGGTTCAGGGACAGGGTCTTCGCTTCCTAGTATTCCTAGACCTACACCTGCTATTTCTAGGAGGAAACATGCAACTGGAAATAGAAGTGATATAGGATGGAAACATGGGATTGATGTTCAAGGCAATGGTAAAAAAGTGAAGTGTAATTATTGCTCAAAGACTATAAGCGGAGGGATTTATAGATTCAAGCATCATCTTGCCGATACTAAAGAGGATTCAGAGCCTTGTGCTTCAGTACCTGAAGAAGTGAAGGTTGTGATGTTGAAAGTCTGTGTGGAGGCTAAAGAAGCATCATTGAAGAAGAGAAGATTCGGTGATGATGAGGATTATCCTGAACAAACAGAAAAGGAGAAGGACAATTCTCAACAAAAGGGGAAAGATATTCGCAACTTTGTCACAAAAGGAAAAGGGGCTCAAGTTCAATCAACAATAAATCAAATGATGAAGAAGGATCTAAAGGAACAATGTGATCAACAATGTGCCATATTTTTCTATACAAGTGCTATTCCTTTCAATGTTATTAAGAATCCCGAATTTTTAAAGTTTTGTGAGATGGTTGGGAGATATGGAATTGGCTACAAACCCCCTTCTTACCATGAGTTAAGAAAAACCCAATTAAAGAAAGCAGTGAACAATGTTGATGAAATGCTTactgaatttaaagcagagtgGAAGAGAACTGGTTGTTCAATCATGTCAAATGGATGGACTGATAAAAAAAGGC TTGTCAAAATGCTAGAAGATGCCATAGAATTTGTTGGTGAAGAGAATGTAGTCCAAATTGTTACAGATAATGCTGCTAATTATAAGGCTGCTGGAGAAAGAATGATGGAGACTAGAAAAAGTTTGTATTGGACACCATGTGCTGCACACTGCATAGATTTAATATTGGAGGATTTTGAAAAGAAGCTAAAGGTGCATGAAACAACCataaaaaagggaagaaaaatcACCACTTTTATCTACTCCCGGAGTATGCTCATTAGCATGTTGAGGAATTTTACAAAGGGAAAGTACTTGGTTCGGCCAGGTGCCACAAGATTCGCGACTGCCTATTTGACTCTCACTTATCTTCATGATAATAAAGGACCGTTGATGACTATGTTTACTTCTGCTGATTGGAAGACAACTAAGGTTGCATCAACGCCTGAAGGAATAAGAGTCCAAAACATGGCCTTGGATAGTAGGCTATGGAAGAATATTGTCATATGCCTCAAGGCTGTTGCTCCTCTCATTACAGTCCTTCGCTTGGTTGATTCAGATGAAAAACCAGCCATGGGTTTCATCTTTGAAGGCATGAGAAACGCCAAAGAAACAATCAAGACTAACTTCGGTTGTGTTAAAAAGAG TTATGAACCTATATGGGAAATTATTGATGGAAGGTGGGAAAGTCAATTGCCTAGACCATTGCATGCAGCTGCGTATTATCTTAATCCTCATTATCACTATGAACCAAATTTCATGGTTGATGATGCTGACATTAAGATTGGTCTATATAGTTGTTTGAAAAAACTGGTTCCTAACCAGGAAGAAAGGAAAAAGGTTGGTCTACAGCTTCCTGACTTTCATTATGCTAGAGGCCTCTTTGGTAATGAAACTGCAAAGAGTAGTAGGAAGACCATGCTACCTGCTGAGTGGTGGGACTTCTATGGAGATAGTTGTCCAGAACTAAAGAAGTTTGCTATCCGAGTTCTAAGCTTAACTTGTAGTTCATCTGGTTGTGAGCGTAATTGGAGCGCATTTGAAATG GTTCATACAAAGAGAAGAAATCGGTTGCatcaaaagaaaatgaatgatTTAGTGTATGTGATGTATAATTTGAAGTTAAAGGGcaagtggtgcacgaatttgtga
- the LOC130957012 gene encoding uncharacterized protein LOC130957012: protein MRATIREEIGDSKFCIIIDEARDEPKREPMSVVLTFVDKHSYVQERFFYLIHVSDMCSLTLKTKILSVLSRHNLDVQNLRGQVYDRASNMRGEWNGLQALFLKNCPFAYYIHCLAHRLQLALVSAAKEVCYVHQFFSKLTLIVNVVTVSPKRHDQLRVAQANNVANLIADDQLVRGSGLNQIDLEKSTEEGNFFTRGDASAAYDAITSFEFVFVLHLMRNILEVSHNLCQALQRKNQDILNTLTLVSTTKNLIQRMRESSWEAFIKEVILFCEKYQVEVPDMNALHIPRRGRTRKIVDQILVEHHYRVNLFLAVIDTQLQEFNGRFNDNMVELLTLSSTLDPRDNYKFFSVNKVCELIERFYPGDFSDQEKFHIMQAQHYELDVPNHVELTNLCTISELCQGLMKTGKSLTYPLIDRLIRLVLTLPVSTATTERSFSAMNIVKNRLINKMEDEFFTNYLLIYIMKKIAERFDTDSIIDEFYDMKNRRVPLRQ from the exons ATGCGTGCAACAATTCGAGAAGAAATTGGTGATTctaaattttgtataattattgATGAAGCAAGAGATGAGCCAAAACGAGAACCAATGTCTGTGGTTTTGACATTTGTAGACAAGCACAGTTATGTTCAAGaaagatttttttatcttatacatGTTTCTGATATGTGTTCTTTGAcattgaaaacaaaaattttatcaGTTCTTTCTCGTCATAATCTTGATGTTCAAAATCTTAGGGGACAAGTGTATGATAGAGCTAGTAATATGCGTGGTGAATGGAATGGATTGCAAgctctatttttgaaaaattgccCTTTTGCTTATTACATTCACTGTCTTGCTCATCGATTACAATTAGCACTTGTTTCTGCAGCCAAAGAAGTTTGCTATGTTCATcaattcttttcaaaacttACACTAATTGTGAATGTTGTGACTGTTTCTCCTAAACGTCATGATCAGTTAAGGGTTGCTCAAGCGAATAATGTTGCAAACTTAATTGCCGATGATCAACTTGTGAGAGGTAGTGGACTTAATCAAATTG ATCTTGAAAAAAGTACTGAAGAAGGTAATTTCTTCACTCGTGGTGATGCTAGTGCTGCTTATGATGCTATCACATCCTTTGAATTTGTCTTTGTTTTGCATTTGATGAGAAATATTTTGGAAGTTAGTCATAATCTTTGTCAAGCTTTGCAACGAAAAAATCAAGACATATTGAATACTTTAACTCTGGTTTCTACTACCAAGAATTTAATCCAACGAATGAGAGAATCAAGTTGGGAGGCTTTCATAAAAGAAGTTATATTGTTTTGTGAGAAATATCAAGTTGAAGTTCCTGATATGAATGCATTGCATATTCCTAGAAGAGGCCGAACTCGCAAAATTGTTGACCAAATTTTAGTGGAGCATCATTACcgtgttaatttatttttggcTGTAATTGATACACAGTTGCAAGAGTTTAATGGAAGATTCAATGATAATATGGTAGAATTACTTACTTTAAGTTCAACTTTAGATCCCAGAGATAATTATAAGTTCTTCAGTGTCAACAAAGTATGTGAATTAATAGAACGATTTTATCCAGGTGACTTCAGTGACCAAGAGAAATTTCACATTATGCAAGCTCAACATTATGAACTTGATGTTCCTAATCATGTTGAGTTAACTAACTTGTGCACAATTTCAGAGTTATGTCAAGGATTAATGAAGACAGGAAAGTCTTTAACATATCCTTTGATTGATCGTTTGATTCGCTTGGTATTAACTCTCCCTGTTTCAACTGCTACAACTGAGAGATCTTTTTCAGCTATGAATATTGTGAAGAATAGACTCATAAATAAAATGGAAGATGAATTTTTTACTAATTATCTTTTGATTTACATTATGAAGAAGATTGCTGAAAGATTTGACACCGATTCTATTATcgatgaattttatgatatgaAGAATCGACGTGTACCACTTCGTCAGTAA